In Gracilimonas sp., a single window of DNA contains:
- a CDS encoding DUF3419 family protein, producing MFSRPFIYDFGVSQDDPNTELEALDLSENDRVLCIASAGEVPLELLVNSHSSVVIDAVDIAPSQIYLSQLKLKAAQHLPSLTAAKFLGYMSAEEAERAAWFKQIDPELTNSERDFWKAHPEILKLGPVHLGKYETYIRRFSPLGRLLLGGRKKLLVLFETTSIKDQKAYFDEVLRAGLLKNLFNLMFHPKLYKQKGISEQGLIHWQDDKLGLKFYQQFRDFCTKTPVRHNWMLQFVFFNQVLFEESLPSYLRPEGKTRLPEAAERLRFKEESVTESVNRSEPGYYNKFALSNVSDWLSKEDFTDLLIRIAGKSGSDAKGLIRYIHSARVTDLNLPERLGFDAAEGQMLLQKDRFPFYQLIPFHFNDHEKA from the coding sequence ATGTTCAGCAGACCCTTCATTTATGATTTTGGTGTATCACAGGATGACCCCAATACCGAATTGGAAGCACTTGATCTATCAGAAAATGATCGGGTTTTATGTATAGCCAGTGCCGGTGAGGTTCCGCTGGAATTGTTAGTCAATAGCCATTCATCTGTTGTCATTGATGCCGTTGATATTGCCCCTTCACAAATCTATCTCTCCCAATTAAAACTCAAGGCCGCCCAGCATTTGCCATCCTTGACAGCTGCTAAATTCCTGGGTTATATGTCTGCTGAAGAAGCCGAAAGAGCCGCATGGTTCAAACAGATAGATCCGGAGCTCACAAATTCAGAACGTGATTTTTGGAAGGCTCATCCTGAAATATTAAAACTGGGTCCGGTTCATCTCGGGAAATACGAAACTTATATTCGGCGGTTTTCTCCTTTGGGACGGTTGCTCCTTGGAGGAAGAAAAAAGCTGCTGGTTCTGTTTGAAACCACCTCCATCAAAGATCAAAAAGCCTATTTCGATGAAGTCTTGAGAGCCGGATTGCTGAAAAACCTGTTCAACCTCATGTTTCATCCAAAGCTCTATAAACAAAAGGGCATTTCGGAACAGGGCCTGATTCATTGGCAAGATGATAAGCTGGGATTAAAATTTTATCAACAATTTAGAGATTTCTGTACCAAAACTCCCGTACGCCATAATTGGATGCTTCAGTTTGTCTTTTTTAACCAGGTGCTTTTTGAAGAGTCGCTTCCATCCTACCTGCGACCTGAGGGAAAGACTCGACTTCCTGAGGCTGCAGAAAGACTGCGCTTTAAAGAAGAGTCTGTCACCGAAAGTGTAAACCGGTCGGAACCTGGCTACTACAACAAGTTCGCTCTTTCCAATGTAAGTGATTGGTTGTCAAAAGAAGATTTCACGGACCTTTTGATACGCATTGCTGGAAAGTCCGGCTCTGATGCAAAAGGACTGATCCGTTATATACACTCTGCACGTGTCACAGATCTAAACCTGCCAGAGAGATTAGGGTTTGATGCAGCAGAGGGTCAAATGCTTTTACAAAAAGACCGATTTCCCTTTTATCAATTAATCCCCTTCCATTTCAATGATCATGAAAAAGCATGA
- a CDS encoding alpha/beta hydrolase-fold protein, with protein MKIHPKSLSILLVAISLHLFITSHSKAQSEASIPWTKTTQLYSEAVEDTFKISIALPERYDQSKEYPVVFMTDPRFAFSSAVESARAHAIDGTIPPVILVGIGYPGSQGFGKIMQIRSRDFSTVSDPQVPGGWPSWANDIEWGGAQAFLSFIKDELTVYIRENYKTTDDHMYMGWSGGAHFGAYMLFEEPELFNKYLLVSGPFEWFHNGIAFEYEEAYAENNDDLNAKIVFAVGSSESKSTIEANERMATILGKRNYNGLEVSNHVFEEKKHYGVWPVAINYGLQKLLAKQD; from the coding sequence ATGAAAATACATCCTAAAAGTCTATCAATATTATTAGTTGCTATTTCTTTGCATCTATTTATTACTTCTCATTCCAAAGCACAAAGTGAGGCCTCCATCCCTTGGACCAAAACCACACAACTCTATTCTGAAGCTGTTGAAGATACTTTTAAAATTTCGATAGCTCTACCTGAGCGATATGATCAAAGCAAGGAGTATCCAGTTGTTTTTATGACAGATCCCAGGTTTGCGTTCAGTTCAGCGGTTGAATCCGCGCGGGCACATGCTATAGATGGTACTATTCCTCCTGTTATTCTGGTTGGAATCGGTTATCCAGGCAGTCAGGGATTTGGAAAAATAATGCAAATACGTTCCCGTGATTTCTCTACGGTTTCCGATCCGCAAGTCCCCGGCGGCTGGCCATCTTGGGCTAATGATATTGAATGGGGCGGTGCCCAAGCGTTCCTTTCTTTTATAAAAGATGAATTGACGGTTTATATCAGGGAAAATTATAAAACGACAGATGATCACATGTATATGGGCTGGTCGGGAGGCGCCCATTTCGGCGCATACATGTTATTTGAGGAGCCTGAATTATTTAACAAATACTTGCTTGTTTCAGGGCCCTTTGAATGGTTTCACAACGGCATAGCTTTTGAATATGAAGAGGCATATGCAGAAAATAATGACGACTTAAATGCAAAAATTGTTTTTGCAGTAGGCAGTAGCGAATCCAAATCCACTATTGAGGCGAACGAGCGAATGGCGACTATTTTGGGGAAAAGGAATTACAATGGCTTGGAGGTTTCTAACCATGTATTTGAAGAAAAGAAGCACTACGGCGTGTGGCCTGTTGCAATTAATTATGGGCTCCAAAAGCTATTGGCAAAACAAGATTAG
- a CDS encoding integron integrase has protein sequence MAKSKLLEQVRQEIRRRNYSYKTEQSYTSWIVRYVKYHGTVYPKKLRDAEVEQYLNHLANEKNVAAGTQNQALAALVFLYKEVLGKESLDLNNLKRAKKPKRLPVVLSVEETVALFEHLNGVAALICKLLYGSGLRISECLRLRVQDIDFDYEQLWVRSGKGMKDRVSLLPQKCIPVLKEQVKKVERMHQKDLAAGCGKALLPKALSEKYPDEDKELRWQYLFPSKKISKDPRSGLQNRYHLSNRYVQKRIKKAAKSAGINKKVTCHTLRHSFATHLLQNGYDIRTVQELLGHKNLKTTMIYTHVINKGGNYIKSPVDAI, from the coding sequence ATGGCAAAATCAAAATTGTTAGAGCAGGTCAGGCAGGAAATTCGTCGCAGAAATTACAGCTATAAAACGGAGCAATCCTACACGAGCTGGATCGTGCGTTACGTTAAATATCATGGCACGGTTTACCCCAAAAAACTGAGAGATGCCGAGGTCGAGCAATACCTGAATCACTTGGCAAATGAAAAGAATGTAGCGGCCGGAACACAAAATCAGGCGCTGGCTGCTTTAGTGTTTTTATACAAAGAAGTATTGGGTAAAGAATCTCTGGATCTCAATAATCTAAAACGGGCCAAAAAACCCAAAAGACTGCCGGTCGTGCTATCGGTGGAGGAAACAGTCGCTCTGTTTGAGCACCTTAATGGTGTGGCGGCACTCATCTGTAAACTTCTGTACGGAAGCGGTCTCAGGATCTCTGAGTGTTTGAGGCTCCGTGTTCAGGACATTGATTTTGATTACGAGCAGCTTTGGGTGCGTTCCGGTAAGGGGATGAAGGACAGGGTGAGTTTATTGCCCCAAAAATGCATTCCTGTGCTTAAGGAACAGGTCAAAAAAGTGGAGAGGATGCATCAAAAAGATCTTGCTGCGGGATGTGGTAAAGCATTACTGCCTAAAGCACTTTCTGAAAAATACCCGGATGAAGACAAAGAACTCCGCTGGCAATACCTATTTCCCTCCAAAAAGATTTCCAAAGATCCAAGAAGTGGATTACAAAACCGTTATCATCTGTCTAACCGATATGTTCAGAAACGGATCAAGAAAGCCGCTAAGTCAGCAGGCATCAACAAAAAAGTAACCTGCCACACGCTCCGCCATTCCTTCGCCACGCACCTGCTCCAAAACGGCTACGACATCCGAACCGTCCAGGAACTTCTCGGTCACAAAAACCTAAAGACAACCATGATCTACACACACGTCATCAACAAAGGCGGCAACTACATCAAATCCCCCGTGGATGCCATTTGA